The segment CGAGCACGGCACCATCACGCCCATGTTCACCACCTCGAAGTTATTGCACTGCAGAACGACGGTAACGATGTTCTTGCCGATGTCATGCACGTCGCCTTTGACGGTCGCCATGATGATCTTGCCTTTCGGCTTGGCGACGATGCCCGTGCGCTGTTCTTCCAGCAGCTTTTCTTCCTCGATGAACGGAATCAGATGGGCCACGGCCTGCTTCATGACGCGCGCCGATTTCACCACTTGCGGCAGGAACATCTTGCCCTGGCCAAACAGGTCGCCGACCACGTCCATGCCGGCCATCAAGGGGCCCTCGATCACGTGGATGGGGCGACCGCCATTGTGCAGCAGTTCCTGGCGCGCTTCTTCCGTGTCTTCCACGATGAATTGCGTGATGCCGTGCACCAGCGCGTGCGACAGGCGCTCCTGCACCGTGCCTTCGCGCCAGGCCAGGGTTTGCGCCTCGGCCTTGCCGCCCGCCTTCAGGGTGCCGGCAAATTCGATCATGCGTTCCGTCGAGTCTTCGCGGCGGTTCAGCACCACGTCTTCCACGCGCTCGCGCAGTTCCGGGTCCAGGTTGTCGTACACGCCGACCATGCCGGCGTTGACGATGCCCATGGTCATGCCCGCCTTGATCGCGTGGTACAGGAAGACGGTATGGATGGCTTCGCGGGCCGGATCGTTGCCACGGAAACTGAAGGAGACGTTCGATACGCCGCCCGAGATCTTCGCGTACGGCAGGTTTTCCTTGATCCAGCGCGTCGCGTTGATGAAGTCGACGGCGTAGTTGTTGTGCTCTTCGATACCGGTGGCGACGGCAAAGATGTTCGGGTCGAAAATGATGTCTTCGGGCGGGAAGTCCAGCGCGTCGATCAGCAGGTGGTAGGCGCGCGCGCAAATTTCGATCTTGCGCTCGAAGGTGTCGGCCTGGCCCTTCTCATCGAAGGCCATGACGATCACGGCCGCGCCGTAGCGGCGGCACAGCTTCGCCTGGCGCAGGAATTCCTCTTCGCCTTCCTTCATCGAGATGGAATTGACGATGGCCTTGCCCTGCACGCATTTCAGGCCCGCTTCGATCACCGACCATTTCGACGAGTCGACCATGATGGGCACGCGCGAAATATCGGGTTCCGAAGCGATCAGGTTCAAGAAGCGCGTCATGGCGGCCAGCGAGTCGAGCATCGCTTCGTCCATGTTGATGTCGATCACTTGCGCGCCGTTCTCCACTTGCTGGCGCGCCACGGACAAGGCTTCGTCGTATTGCTCGTTGAGAATCATGCGCGCGAACGCTTTCGAACCCGTGACGTTGGTGCGCTCGCCCACGTTGACGAACAGCGACTCGTCGTTGACGACGAACGGTTCCAGGCCGGCCAGGCGCAAGTCGTGCGATGGGGCCGGCACGGTGCGCGGCGTGTTTTTCGACAGCAATTGACCGATGGCGGCGATGTGCTCGGGCGTGGTGCCACAGCAGCCGCCGGCCATGTTCAAAAAGCCCGCGTCGGCAAATTCGCGCAGCAGGGCGGACGTGTCGGCAGGCAACTCGTCAAAACCCGTGTCGCTCATGGGGTTGGGCAAGCCCGCGTTCGGGTAGATGCAGACGAAGGTGTCGGCGATCTTGGCCAGCTCTTCCGCGTACGGGCGCATCAGGGCGGCGCCCAGCGCGCAGTTCAGGCCGATCGTCAGCGGTTTCGCGTGGCGCACGGAATTCCAGAAGGCGGGCACGGTCTGGCCCGACAAAATGCGGCCCGACGCATCCGTGACGGTGCCGGAAATCATCAGGGGCAGGCGCACGACGCTGGGGTTTTGCTCGTAGAACAGGTCGATGGCGAACAGGGCCGCCTTGCAGTTGAGGGTGTCGAAAATGGTTTCCACCAGCAGCACGTCGGCGCCGCCTTCCACCAGGCCCTGCGTCTGCTGCAGGTAAGCGGCCACCAATTGATCGAAGGTAACGTTGCGCGCGGCCGGGTCATTCACGTCGGGCGAGATCGACGCCGTCTTCGGCGTCGGTCCCAGGGCACCGGCGACGAAGCGCGGCTTGTCCGGCGTGGAATATTTATCGCAGGCGGCGCGCGCCAGCTTGGCCGCCTGCACGTTCATTTCGTAGGCCAGGTGGGCCATGTGGTAATCATCTTGCGCGATCGTCGTGGCGCCGAAGGTATTCGTTTCGATCAGGTCGGCGCCGGCCGCCAGGTAGCGCTCATGGATTTCCTGGATGATGTGCGGCTGCGTCAGGGTCAGCAGCTCATTGTTGCCCTTGACGAACAGTTCGCGCGCGCCGCTGTCGGCCGGCGCGGCGAAATCGATGAAGCGGCCGGCGGGACCGCCACGATACGCTTCTTCGTCGAGCTTGTATTGCTGGATGATCGTGCCCATGGCGCCGTCGAGGATCATGATCCGCTGCGCCAGGATGGCGCGCAAGGAGGCTTCGGTCGGGGACATGGCGGGGATCACGGTATCGTTCATTTCATGCTTTCAATAGGCAAACGGGCGGCGGCGCGGCGACAAGACTGTACGAGGCGGTTGCAGGCCAGCGGGATCAGCTGACGGAGTGTGCCGGCCGGGTAGGCCGGGCAGAAGGTGGCAATCGCCTGATTTCACCGGGTCTAAAATTATACGGCATCAGGCTGCTTTGGTTTTAAGCAAAAGCGGCCGTCCGCCCCACGGCTGGCCTTCTTGCAACACATTGCCTTCCGCCACGACAGCTTCTGAAAATTTCATTCCTGAAAATCTTACTCAAAACGTTAATTCTTCCGCCAAAATTGGCAGGAAGACATGGCCTCTAGGCTGTGGAAAAATTTCCACATTATTTGCGCCATCCCAGCATATTTTTAATGATTTGAATGGCAATAGCTGCAATGGAAAATAATTTTGATTTAAGACAATACAGAGTGACGTGAATAATTCCAAAAATAAAGATTACCAAACAGATACTTTAACTATTATCAAAACCAATTGAATCAAAAGCATTAATAGTTGTCTTTAGGAATCGAATTAACCCATAATATTGGTTCTTCGAAATTACATTCTCACCAAAAGTCACCAATATGTCACATTTCTCCCATGTCCTCCCCGGCCTCGCGCTGTACCAACATGGTTGCCAGCCATGAAAAACCATCTGCTCGTAGCATCGTTTGTCATGCTGGGCCTGTCCGCTTGCGGCGGAGGAGGCGGTGGTGGTGGTGACACCGTGGTGGCAACCACGTCGGGCAATCCCGTCGTGATTCCTGCTGTGATTCCTGCCGTGACGGCCGTCTCGGCGGCGAACGTCGCCGTGGGCGGCAGCCTGGTGGTGACGGGTAGCAATCTGAGCCGCGTGACGGCTTTCCAGGTGGGCGGCGTGAACGTGACCGCCAGCGCCAGCAGCGACAGCAGCGTGACCCTGGCCATGCCGGGCGTGCCGGTCACGGGCGCCTTGAGCCTCGTCAGCGCCAGCGGCACGGCGGCCACCAGCTATAACGTGAACGTGTACCTGCCATTGAGCGTGAGCGGCGTCGCGCCGGCGACGGGTGGCGTCGGTTCCAGCGTGACAATCGCGGGCGGCGGCATGGGCGCTGTGACGGCGGTGCAGTTCGGCAATGGCGCCGCGGCAACACCGCAAAGCCAGACAGCCGGCAGCGTGACGGTGGTGGTGCCTGCGGGCGCGGCAACGGGAGCGCTGACGGTGCGCGGTCCCTACAACGACGTCATCAGCAGCGAACCGTACACGGTCTTGCCCAGCGTGGCAGTGACGTCGGTCACGTCGGCCGTCAACGGCGCGACCTTGTCGGTGACGGTGCAGGGCAGCAATCTCGACCAGGTCAGCGCGGCGACCGTGGGCAGTACGCCGGCCGTCATCGTCAGCGCCACTGCCAGCCAGCTGGTGTTGTCCGCGCCAGCGTCGGCAACGGGGACCGTGATGCTGTCGGCCGCTTCGCGCATCGCCGTGAATGCGGGCACGGTATCGGCCTTTACCCTGGGCAGCATTGATTTCGCGCAGGTACTGAATTTGAACGCCAGCGATGCCGCCTTGCGCCTGACGCGCGGCAAGCCGGCCGCCGTGCGCGTGTCCGTGCTGGCCACGCAGGCGGGCCAGGCCAGCCCGGCCGTGACCTTGAATGCGACGGCCGCCAATGGCAGCAACCTGGGCAGCATCACCATGAGCGGCCCGTCGGTCTTGCCGACAATGAAAAGCGATTACAGTTTCAACGGCAATTTCAGCGCCGTCCTGCCTTCCGGCTGGATTCTGCCCGGCGTGCGCGTGCGCGTGACGGCCGTGGGCAACGACGGTACGCAAGTGAGCCAGGAAGCGGCGCCCGTCGTGGCCAGCGCGGCGAAAATCCACCTGGTGCTGGTACCGCTGAGCACCGACGATGGCGTGGGGCAACTGCCGGACGCCGAGGTGATCCGTACTGCGCTGACCCGCGTGTATCCGTATGCGGCGGAAAATATCAGCATTAGCACGCGCGCCCCACTGAGCGTAACGGGCAGCAGCACGGCCGACAGCTGGTGGAGCCCGACCCTGGAAGCCCTGAACGGCAAGCGTGCCCAGGAAGATAGCGGCGCCTTTTATTATGGCTTCGTGCCGAAAATGTCTTCCACGCGCGCCGCTGGCCTGGCGTACGTCAATTCTCGCACCGATAATGGCGATTTCACGGCGGCGATCGGCCTGGACGCCAGGTTCAACAGCATTGCCTCCGTCGATCCGTTCGGCA is part of the Janthinobacterium sp. 67 genome and harbors:
- the metH gene encoding methionine synthase; this translates as MNDTVIPAMSPTEASLRAILAQRIMILDGAMGTIIQQYKLDEEAYRGGPAGRFIDFAAPADSGARELFVKGNNELLTLTQPHIIQEIHERYLAAGADLIETNTFGATTIAQDDYHMAHLAYEMNVQAAKLARAACDKYSTPDKPRFVAGALGPTPKTASISPDVNDPAARNVTFDQLVAAYLQQTQGLVEGGADVLLVETIFDTLNCKAALFAIDLFYEQNPSVVRLPLMISGTVTDASGRILSGQTVPAFWNSVRHAKPLTIGLNCALGAALMRPYAEELAKIADTFVCIYPNAGLPNPMSDTGFDELPADTSALLREFADAGFLNMAGGCCGTTPEHIAAIGQLLSKNTPRTVPAPSHDLRLAGLEPFVVNDESLFVNVGERTNVTGSKAFARMILNEQYDEALSVARQQVENGAQVIDINMDEAMLDSLAAMTRFLNLIASEPDISRVPIMVDSSKWSVIEAGLKCVQGKAIVNSISMKEGEEEFLRQAKLCRRYGAAVIVMAFDEKGQADTFERKIEICARAYHLLIDALDFPPEDIIFDPNIFAVATGIEEHNNYAVDFINATRWIKENLPYAKISGGVSNVSFSFRGNDPAREAIHTVFLYHAIKAGMTMGIVNAGMVGVYDNLDPELRERVEDVVLNRREDSTERMIEFAGTLKAGGKAEAQTLAWREGTVQERLSHALVHGITQFIVEDTEEARQELLHNGGRPIHVIEGPLMAGMDVVGDLFGQGKMFLPQVVKSARVMKQAVAHLIPFIEEEKLLEEQRTGIVAKPKGKIIMATVKGDVHDIGKNIVTVVLQCNNFEVVNMGVMVPCSEILARAKVENADIIGLSGLITPSLEEMAYVAKEMQRDEHFRMLKIPLLIGGATTSRAHTAVKIAHNYEGPVIYVPDASRSVSVAQSLLTPEQRDKYVEDIELDYARIREQHANKKALPILPLAQARANRMVVPFDGACTPVKPKFIGRRVFKNVDLATLANYIDWGPFFQTWDLAGPFPAILTDEVVGDAATKVYAEAQALLKKLIDGRWLTANGVVSLLPANSINDDDIEVYTDDTRSTVAFTYYGMRQQGVKPVVDGVQRPNQCLADFIAPKASGVKDYIGMFAVTSGLGIEKYEKRFEDAHDDYSSIMLKSLADRLAEAFAEYLHERVRKDLWGYVPDEQLGNDDMIAEKYVGIRPAPGYPACPEHTVKKEMFEVMQAEEIGMQLTESYAMFPGAAVSGFYFAHPESKYFVVGKIGMDQVENMAKRRGASIEDVERWLSPNLS